A genomic stretch from Halopiger aswanensis includes:
- a CDS encoding metal-dependent hydrolase, with protein sequence MMATTHALVGLLLAAAVALVAPGVAPVVAVAAIAGGLFPDLDLVGTHRKTLHFPVYAWLLAVPAVVVAIAVPTDWTVAAAVFFLTASLHPVTDLFGGGLEPRPWLGTSDRAVYSHYHGRWLAPRRWIGYDGSPGDLALAAVLALPALVVFDGTIRTVVVGMLVISIGYTVVRKPLADAGEWVADRLPAPLVAAAGSLPSAEDAGGAETDPSNLEQSRNRN encoded by the coding sequence ATGATGGCCACGACGCACGCTCTGGTTGGGCTCCTTCTCGCCGCCGCCGTCGCCCTCGTCGCGCCGGGGGTCGCTCCGGTCGTCGCCGTCGCCGCGATCGCCGGCGGCCTCTTTCCCGATCTCGATCTCGTCGGCACCCACCGGAAGACGCTGCACTTTCCGGTCTACGCCTGGCTGCTCGCGGTTCCCGCGGTCGTCGTCGCGATCGCGGTCCCGACGGATTGGACCGTCGCAGCTGCCGTCTTTTTCCTCACCGCCTCGCTCCACCCCGTCACCGATCTGTTCGGCGGCGGCCTCGAGCCGAGACCCTGGCTGGGAACCTCCGACCGAGCCGTCTACAGTCACTACCACGGGCGCTGGCTCGCGCCGCGGCGGTGGATCGGCTACGACGGCTCGCCCGGCGACCTCGCGCTCGCGGCCGTGCTGGCGCTGCCCGCGCTGGTCGTCTTCGACGGGACGATTCGGACGGTCGTCGTCGGCATGCTCGTCATCTCGATCGGGTACACCGTCGTTCGAAAGCCGCTGGCCGACGCCGGCGAGTGGGTCGCCGATCGACTGCCGGCGCCGCTCGTCGCTGCGGCGGGCTCGCTGCCGTCGGCCGAGGACGCTGGCGGAGCGGAGACCGACCCGAGTAACCTCGAGCAGTCTCGGAATCGTAACTAG
- a CDS encoding aldehyde ferredoxin oxidoreductase family protein — protein sequence MTEFGGFQDRVARIDLSDGDVAYESIDDEDAKKYIGARGLGVKYVFEQGPDVDPLGPDNLLAFMNGPLSGTQVTMSGRIAVCTKSPLTGTVTDSHQGGWSGARLKWAGFDGLLFEGQADEPVYAFVEDGEVELRDASHLWGMGFHDARDAIEEEVEGSYGKNLSIMGIGPGGENEVRYATIMNEDDRASGRGGVGCVAGSKNLKAVVVKSGTKMPKPADKETFMEGHQQAMQVIQESDVTAPNEGGLSKFGTNVLMNLTEEMSGLPTRNAKYTSTRDAREDGFGGEEFDSEQVSGENVRENILVDEPTCHSCPVACKKEVEVQTMHKGEEMNVRTESYEYESAFALGPNSGHTERDDIALMIDRCNDMGVDTIEVGNMMAMAMEMTEEGKLEDLDHDMDWGDSEEMVDMIERIAHRETDLADLLAEGADRIAEKMDAHENSLAVKGQTIPAYDPRCMKGMGIGYATSNRGACHLRGYTPAAEILGIPEKVDPYEWEGKGELTAEFQDLHAISDSFDICKFNAFAEGIEEYVLQYNGMTGRDVTEDELMEAGERVYNLERYYNNLAGFDGADDSLPDRFLPDGIPGQGASEGEYCELEQMKEEYYDYRGWVDGVVPDEKLDELDIEVGPGTGVSAGDGAAAAPSDD from the coding sequence ATGACAGAATTCGGCGGTTTCCAAGATAGGGTCGCTCGCATCGACCTCTCGGACGGGGACGTCGCGTACGAGTCGATCGACGACGAGGACGCGAAGAAGTATATCGGTGCGCGCGGCCTCGGGGTGAAGTACGTATTCGAACAGGGACCGGACGTCGATCCGCTCGGACCCGACAACCTGCTCGCCTTTATGAACGGGCCGCTGTCGGGCACGCAGGTAACGATGAGCGGCCGGATCGCCGTCTGTACCAAGTCGCCGCTGACCGGCACCGTCACCGACAGTCACCAGGGCGGTTGGTCCGGCGCGCGACTCAAGTGGGCCGGCTTCGACGGGCTGCTCTTCGAGGGCCAGGCCGACGAACCGGTCTACGCGTTCGTCGAGGACGGCGAGGTCGAACTGCGCGACGCCTCCCACCTGTGGGGGATGGGCTTCCACGACGCCCGCGACGCCATCGAGGAGGAAGTCGAGGGGTCCTACGGCAAGAACCTGAGCATCATGGGGATCGGCCCCGGCGGCGAGAACGAGGTTCGCTACGCCACGATCATGAACGAGGACGACCGCGCCTCGGGTCGCGGCGGTGTCGGCTGCGTCGCCGGCTCGAAGAACCTCAAGGCGGTCGTCGTCAAATCGGGGACGAAGATGCCCAAACCCGCGGACAAGGAGACGTTCATGGAGGGCCACCAGCAGGCCATGCAGGTCATCCAGGAGTCCGACGTCACCGCGCCCAACGAGGGCGGGCTCTCGAAGTTCGGCACGAACGTCCTCATGAACCTCACCGAGGAGATGTCCGGGCTCCCGACCCGCAACGCGAAGTACACCTCGACGCGGGACGCCCGCGAGGACGGCTTCGGCGGCGAGGAGTTCGACTCCGAACAGGTGTCGGGGGAGAACGTCCGCGAGAACATCCTCGTCGACGAGCCGACCTGTCACTCCTGTCCCGTCGCCTGCAAGAAGGAAGTCGAAGTCCAGACGATGCACAAGGGCGAGGAGATGAACGTCCGGACGGAGTCCTACGAGTACGAGTCCGCGTTCGCGCTGGGCCCCAACTCCGGTCACACCGAGCGCGACGACATCGCCCTGATGATCGACCGCTGTAACGACATGGGCGTCGACACCATCGAGGTCGGCAACATGATGGCCATGGCCATGGAGATGACCGAGGAGGGCAAACTCGAGGACCTCGATCACGACATGGACTGGGGCGACTCCGAGGAGATGGTCGACATGATCGAGCGGATCGCCCACCGCGAGACCGACCTCGCGGACCTGCTGGCCGAGGGCGCCGACCGCATCGCGGAGAAGATGGACGCCCACGAGAACTCCCTGGCCGTCAAGGGCCAGACCATCCCCGCCTACGACCCGCGCTGCATGAAGGGGATGGGCATCGGCTACGCCACCTCGAACCGTGGCGCCTGCCACCTGCGCGGCTACACGCCCGCCGCGGAAATCCTGGGGATCCCCGAGAAGGTCGATCCCTACGAGTGGGAGGGCAAGGGCGAACTGACCGCGGAGTTCCAGGACCTCCACGCCATCAGCGACTCCTTCGACATCTGCAAGTTCAACGCCTTCGCGGAGGGCATCGAGGAGTACGTCCTCCAGTACAACGGCATGACCGGCCGCGACGTCACGGAGGACGAGCTGATGGAGGCCGGCGAGCGCGTCTACAACCTCGAGCGCTACTACAACAACCTCGCCGGCTTCGACGGCGCGGACGACTCGCTGCCGGACCGGTTCCTGCCCGACGGCATCCCCGGTCAGGGCGCCAGCGAGGGCGAGTACTGCGAACTCGAGCAGATGAAAGAGGAGTACTACGACTACCGCGGCTGGGTCGACGGCGTCGTGCCCGACGAGAAGCTCGACGAACTCGACATCGAGGTCGGCCCCGGAACGGGCGTCAGCGCCGGCGACGGCGCCGCGGCGGCCCCGAGCGACGACTAA
- a CDS encoding DUF1328 family protein — protein sequence MLEHAIPLQGGGGFLYWAIVFFVLAIIAAAVGARGVAGVSMEIARIFVLIFIILAIVALLL from the coding sequence ATGCTCGAGCACGCAATACCGTTGCAGGGCGGCGGCGGATTCCTGTACTGGGCGATCGTGTTCTTCGTCCTCGCGATCATCGCCGCGGCCGTCGGGGCGCGAGGCGTCGCAGGGGTCTCGATGGAGATCGCGCGGATCTTCGTGTTGATCTTCATCATCCTCGCGATCGTGGCACTACTGTTATAG
- a CDS encoding bacterio-opsin activator domain-containing protein: MTNADPAAGAESTSPAAAALERVVAPVISVADGTIAYANRAARDAFGIDTESGPRDPATLASWPSLEAAIEETVVGTVRTVPLEDDRYDARVHRDEDGVTIVFESTARTDAEPDAAAAFDAGAEQSADADDSAPASPPATDRTVKERALEEAPVGITISDPDREDNPLVYVNDAYQEMTGYSYDDVVGRNCRFLQGEDSDPAAIAEMAAAIDEDRPVTVELKNYRKDGTEFWNEVTIAPVRNDAGEVTNYVGFQNDITARKEAERALERRTEELEYVLDRVEGLVRDVTASVAGSTDRGELEAAVCERIADEPAYEGVWIGERNPATGTIDVRTNAGTSVVDDSISADGDHPAAAALSSDGVSVGTVDGATLAAFPLQYNEIEYGVLTVRLADGTDVDERESAILSALARAIASGINARETSRMLATDAVVAVEFEVRDRRVAPVALSADADCRLEYRRSVHRTGGTRNGDGQERTTSLFTATGASAAELTDAAAALPNVDCRIVVERDEECLIELERDDDLVGWLSERGVRTHAIESEDGSATVTLEIPRSANVRSIVESLEDRYEGTDVRSFQQRDRGGDTRQEFAGRLEDDLTERQLDALRRAYLGGYFEWPRPTTGEELAQSMDVSRPTFHEHLRTAEAKLCRAFFDDAADANESA, encoded by the coding sequence ATGACTAACGCCGATCCCGCAGCGGGTGCCGAGAGTACCTCGCCGGCGGCAGCCGCGCTCGAGCGCGTCGTCGCGCCCGTCATTTCGGTCGCCGACGGGACGATCGCGTACGCCAACCGGGCGGCCCGTGACGCGTTCGGAATCGACACCGAGAGCGGCCCTCGCGATCCCGCGACGCTCGCGTCGTGGCCGTCGCTCGAGGCGGCGATCGAGGAGACGGTCGTCGGGACCGTTCGAACGGTCCCCCTCGAGGACGACCGGTACGACGCTCGCGTCCACCGCGACGAGGACGGTGTGACGATCGTCTTCGAGTCGACTGCCCGCACGGACGCCGAACCGGACGCAGCGGCCGCGTTCGACGCCGGCGCCGAGCAATCGGCCGACGCCGACGACTCCGCGCCCGCGTCTCCGCCGGCGACCGACCGCACCGTCAAGGAACGCGCCCTCGAGGAGGCGCCGGTCGGCATCACGATCTCGGACCCCGACCGCGAGGACAACCCGCTTGTGTACGTCAACGACGCCTACCAGGAGATGACGGGCTACAGTTATGACGACGTTGTCGGGCGCAACTGCCGGTTTCTGCAGGGCGAGGACTCGGATCCGGCGGCGATCGCGGAGATGGCGGCCGCGATCGACGAGGACCGACCGGTCACCGTCGAACTCAAGAACTACCGCAAGGACGGCACCGAGTTCTGGAACGAGGTGACGATCGCGCCCGTCCGCAACGACGCCGGCGAGGTCACCAACTACGTCGGCTTCCAGAACGACATCACCGCGCGCAAGGAAGCCGAACGCGCCCTCGAGCGCCGCACCGAGGAACTCGAGTACGTCCTCGATCGCGTCGAGGGGCTCGTTCGGGACGTCACCGCGTCCGTGGCAGGCTCGACCGATCGCGGGGAACTCGAGGCTGCAGTTTGCGAGCGGATCGCCGACGAACCGGCCTACGAGGGCGTCTGGATCGGCGAGCGCAACCCCGCGACGGGGACGATCGACGTTCGCACGAACGCCGGGACGAGCGTCGTCGACGACTCGATCTCGGCCGACGGCGACCACCCCGCCGCCGCGGCGCTCTCGAGCGACGGCGTGTCCGTCGGAACCGTCGACGGAGCCACTCTGGCCGCGTTTCCGCTTCAGTACAACGAGATCGAGTACGGCGTTCTGACGGTTCGCCTCGCCGACGGCACCGACGTCGACGAGCGCGAATCCGCGATCCTCTCGGCGCTCGCCCGCGCGATCGCCAGCGGGATCAACGCTCGCGAAACCAGCCGCATGCTCGCGACCGACGCGGTCGTCGCGGTCGAATTCGAGGTCCGCGATCGCCGGGTCGCGCCGGTCGCACTCTCGGCCGACGCGGACTGCCGGCTCGAGTACCGCCGGTCGGTTCACCGGACCGGCGGTACTCGCAACGGGGACGGGCAGGAACGAACAACCTCGCTGTTTACCGCCACCGGCGCCAGCGCCGCGGAACTCACCGACGCCGCCGCAGCGTTGCCCAACGTCGACTGTCGAATCGTCGTCGAGCGCGACGAGGAGTGTCTGATCGAACTCGAGCGGGACGACGACCTCGTCGGCTGGCTCTCCGAGCGCGGCGTCCGCACCCACGCCATCGAGAGCGAGGACGGCAGCGCGACGGTCACACTCGAGATTCCCCGGTCGGCGAACGTCCGGTCGATCGTCGAATCCCTCGAGGACCGCTACGAGGGAACGGACGTGCGCTCGTTCCAGCAGCGCGACCGCGGCGGCGACACGCGCCAAGAGTTCGCGGGGCGCCTCGAGGACGACCTCACCGAGCGCCAACTGGACGCGTTACGGCGCGCCTATCTCGGCGGCTACTTCGAGTGGCCCCGACCGACGACCGGCGAGGAACTCGCCCAGTCGATGGACGTCTCGCGGCCGACGTTCCACGAGCACCTGCGGACCGCCGAGGCGAAACTCTGTCGCGCGTTCTTCGACGACGCTGCCGACGCGAACGAGTCCGCGTAG
- a CDS encoding HVO_0649 family zinc finger protein — MSTYRSPFERLREKFDKSELQCRQCGYLDEDGGWQVTTSGNRVNYRFVCPTCGAIETKEMRL, encoded by the coding sequence ATGAGCACCTACCGTTCACCGTTCGAGCGACTCCGCGAGAAGTTCGACAAATCGGAACTACAGTGCCGACAATGTGGCTACCTCGACGAGGACGGCGGCTGGCAGGTGACCACGTCCGGGAATCGGGTCAACTACCGGTTCGTCTGTCCGACCTGCGGCGCGATCGAGACCAAGGAGATGCGACTGTAG
- a CDS encoding archaeosine biosynthesis radical SAM protein RaSEA, translated as MSQPTPDVYEQGKGMDAHNQVMREIRSRKEASYDPHEPTRVWLDEDNTPDGVKRSLTIILNTGGCRWARAGGCTMCGYVAESVDGGSVSHEALMDQIEVCLEHERENADEPAGLIKIYTSGSFLDEREVGAETRKAIADTFGDRDRMVVESLPDFVDREKIADFTQYGLDTDVAIGLETATDRVRHDCVNKYFDFADFEDACAEAAAADEEADDAEAGIKAYLLMKPPFLTESEAVEDMISSIERCADVEGCHTVSMNPCNVQRYTMVDELYFNDGYRPPWLWSVAHVLEETADVDAIVVSDPVGHGSDRGPHNCTECDDLVQKAIKDFDLRQDPSVFDQVSCECELTWETVMERERSFNQPLTR; from the coding sequence ATGAGTCAACCGACGCCCGACGTCTACGAGCAGGGCAAGGGCATGGACGCCCACAACCAAGTGATGCGCGAGATCCGCTCGCGCAAGGAGGCCAGCTACGATCCCCACGAGCCCACCCGCGTCTGGCTCGACGAGGACAACACGCCCGACGGCGTCAAACGGAGCCTGACGATCATCCTCAACACGGGCGGCTGTCGCTGGGCCCGCGCCGGCGGCTGCACCATGTGCGGCTACGTCGCCGAGAGCGTCGACGGCGGCTCCGTCTCCCACGAGGCCCTGATGGACCAGATCGAGGTCTGCCTCGAGCACGAGCGCGAGAACGCCGACGAACCCGCCGGCCTCATCAAGATCTACACCTCCGGCTCCTTCCTCGACGAGCGCGAGGTCGGCGCCGAGACCCGCAAAGCGATCGCCGACACCTTCGGCGATCGCGACCGCATGGTCGTCGAGTCCCTGCCCGACTTCGTCGACCGCGAGAAGATCGCCGACTTCACCCAGTACGGACTCGACACCGACGTCGCGATCGGCCTCGAGACGGCGACGGACCGCGTGCGCCACGACTGCGTGAACAAGTACTTCGACTTCGCCGATTTCGAAGACGCCTGCGCCGAGGCCGCAGCGGCCGACGAGGAAGCCGACGACGCCGAGGCCGGCATCAAGGCCTACCTGCTGATGAAGCCGCCCTTCCTCACCGAATCGGAAGCCGTCGAGGACATGATTTCCTCGATCGAGCGCTGCGCCGACGTCGAGGGCTGTCACACCGTCTCGATGAACCCCTGCAACGTCCAGCGCTACACCATGGTCGACGAACTCTACTTCAACGACGGCTACCGGCCGCCGTGGCTCTGGTCGGTCGCCCACGTCCTCGAGGAGACCGCCGACGTCGACGCCATCGTCGTCTCGGACCCCGTCGGCCACGGCTCCGACCGCGGGCCGCACAACTGCACGGAGTGTGACGACCTCGTCCAGAAGGCGATCAAGGACTTCGACCTCCGGCAGGATCCTTCCGTATTCGACCAGGTCTCCTGCGAGTGCGAACTGACCTGGGAGACCGTCATGGAGCGCGAGCGGAGTTTCAACCAGCCGCTGACGCGGTAA
- a CDS encoding PAS domain S-box protein: MTPTTCAVYADANPSDEVVAVLRDAGIEPDVVGTAADCLATLSSADCVVLGGPLPDGSPTALCTRIRAQRGDIPIVVTPTAADGSEELAGNVIAAGADGYVPRSQGVAMLATRLHDLLQAQSRATDDDDDDDNDDTSSESPSPDAAAERRELTATDADRNRAVALEALQETTHELLRAESAAEIAAIVTAATEHVVDEPLAALYLRTDGDGGIATGDRTASDALEPVGTTTRLEAAAGDVQCIGPDDGLLWRAYTATEPTVVADITSDHTAHPIANATGTVALQPLGDHGLLAVGSGPESDLDAVAVHLLGVLAATAEAALDRAVRERDLERTETVVETVGDGVYSLDRSGRFVTVNDAMTDVTGYERDDLVGAHISTILTDESADRRRKRLRALSSAGRVADRERGGDAIAAYEVTLETRDGRHVPCEINAALTGPDGDLEGTVGIVRDISDRKRMQHELVAHEAKIENLHEVASRLDDCETRAEIYDLTLEAAEEVLHFDACVVDIAEGESLVKKAISSEIDEAFARPMSIDEGIAGKTYQTGQTYRIADVAADEDAAPESAEFRSALSVPIGEKGVFQAVSTEPDAFDADDEELAELLLSHVADALDRFDFEAEIRAERDRFAALFENVPDAAVIARHTESEEPIVEAVNPAFECLFGYEADELVGEPLDERIVPPDRSAAAMTINRRSNRGSVVETEGKRRTADGLRDFMIRVVPVTTDASADGAGGEASVERTVGLYTDITDRKRQQQQLEILNRVLRHDLRNGMNIIDGCAEELADRLADDGTDAAEYATIIRERADDLIGLAEKTRAVERTLERDGAIHKPIDLVAVLQQVIDRLECAYAVVEGEPTADADPDTDSEAPDSVDLTVELADSVPEQCFVRGTDYLETAIFQVLENAVEHNDSASPTIEIRLDASKNDQPGGRHESAGDMVVLSIADDGPGIPEEERALLQEDREITQLRHASGLGLWLVNWVVSQSGGQLAFRTNQPRGTVVDVRLPRVDAETVQRGDDEPPRDD; encoded by the coding sequence ATGACTCCCACGACCTGTGCCGTCTACGCCGACGCTAACCCGTCGGACGAGGTCGTCGCCGTCCTGCGAGACGCCGGGATCGAACCCGACGTCGTCGGGACGGCCGCCGACTGTCTGGCGACGCTCTCGAGTGCCGACTGCGTCGTGCTCGGCGGGCCGCTCCCCGACGGCTCGCCCACCGCGCTCTGTACGCGAATCAGAGCGCAACGCGGAGACATTCCGATCGTCGTGACGCCGACGGCGGCCGACGGCAGCGAGGAACTCGCGGGCAACGTGATCGCCGCGGGTGCGGACGGTTACGTCCCTCGGTCGCAGGGCGTCGCGATGCTCGCCACGCGGCTGCACGATCTGCTGCAGGCGCAGTCACGAGCGACGGACGATGATGACGATGACGATAACGATGATACCTCGTCCGAGTCGCCGAGCCCGGACGCTGCCGCCGAGCGGCGCGAACTGACCGCCACCGATGCCGATCGGAACCGGGCCGTCGCCCTCGAGGCCCTGCAGGAAACGACGCACGAACTGCTTCGCGCCGAGTCTGCCGCCGAAATCGCGGCGATCGTCACGGCCGCAACCGAACACGTCGTCGACGAGCCGCTCGCAGCGCTCTATCTTCGGACCGACGGCGACGGCGGGATCGCGACCGGCGACCGCACCGCGTCGGACGCGCTCGAGCCCGTCGGAACGACCACCCGCCTCGAGGCGGCTGCTGGCGACGTTCAGTGCATCGGTCCCGACGACGGACTCCTCTGGCGGGCGTACACGGCCACGGAGCCGACGGTCGTCGCCGACATTACGTCGGATCACACGGCCCACCCGATCGCGAACGCGACCGGCACCGTCGCGCTGCAGCCGCTCGGGGACCACGGCCTGTTGGCAGTTGGCTCCGGGCCGGAGAGCGACCTCGACGCCGTCGCCGTTCACCTCCTCGGCGTGCTGGCTGCGACGGCGGAAGCGGCGCTCGATCGGGCCGTCCGCGAGCGCGACCTCGAGCGCACCGAGACCGTCGTCGAAACGGTCGGCGACGGCGTCTACTCGCTGGACCGGTCGGGCCGGTTCGTCACGGTCAACGACGCGATGACCGACGTGACGGGCTACGAGCGCGACGACCTCGTCGGCGCACACATCTCGACCATCCTCACCGACGAGAGCGCCGACCGCCGCCGCAAGCGACTCCGCGCGCTCTCTTCCGCGGGTCGAGTCGCTGACAGAGAACGCGGCGGAGACGCGATCGCCGCCTACGAGGTCACCCTCGAGACGCGCGACGGCCGCCACGTTCCCTGCGAGATCAACGCGGCGTTGACCGGTCCGGACGGCGATCTCGAGGGGACCGTCGGAATCGTCCGAGATATCAGCGACCGCAAGCGGATGCAACACGAACTCGTCGCCCACGAGGCGAAGATCGAGAACCTCCACGAGGTCGCGTCCCGGCTGGACGACTGCGAGACGCGTGCGGAAATCTACGACCTCACCCTCGAGGCGGCCGAGGAGGTGCTGCACTTCGACGCCTGCGTCGTCGACATCGCGGAGGGCGAATCCCTCGTCAAGAAGGCGATCTCGTCGGAGATCGACGAGGCGTTCGCCCGGCCGATGTCGATCGACGAGGGGATCGCCGGAAAGACGTATCAAACGGGCCAAACTTATCGGATCGCGGACGTCGCCGCCGACGAGGATGCGGCGCCCGAAAGCGCCGAATTCCGGTCGGCACTTTCCGTCCCGATCGGGGAGAAAGGGGTCTTTCAGGCAGTCTCGACGGAGCCGGACGCGTTCGACGCCGACGACGAAGAACTCGCGGAGCTGCTGCTCTCCCACGTCGCCGACGCGCTCGATCGATTCGACTTCGAGGCAGAGATTCGCGCGGAGCGGGACCGGTTCGCCGCGCTCTTCGAGAACGTCCCCGACGCGGCCGTCATCGCACGCCACACCGAGTCCGAGGAACCGATCGTCGAGGCCGTCAATCCCGCGTTCGAGTGCCTTTTCGGCTACGAGGCGGACGAACTGGTCGGCGAACCGCTCGACGAACGCATCGTCCCGCCCGACCGAAGCGCCGCGGCGATGACGATCAACAGGCGGAGCAACCGAGGCTCGGTCGTCGAAACCGAAGGCAAACGCCGGACTGCGGACGGCCTGCGGGATTTCATGATCCGCGTCGTGCCGGTGACGACCGACGCGTCGGCGGACGGAGCCGGCGGGGAGGCGTCGGTCGAACGGACCGTCGGACTCTACACCGACATCACCGATCGCAAACGGCAACAGCAGCAACTCGAGATCCTCAACCGCGTGTTACGCCACGACCTGCGCAACGGCATGAACATCATCGACGGCTGCGCCGAGGAACTCGCCGACCGCCTCGCGGATGACGGGACCGACGCGGCCGAGTACGCGACGATCATCCGGGAGCGAGCCGACGACCTCATCGGCCTCGCCGAGAAGACCCGGGCGGTCGAGCGCACCCTCGAGCGCGACGGGGCGATACACAAACCGATCGATCTCGTCGCAGTATTGCAGCAGGTGATCGACCGGCTCGAGTGTGCGTACGCCGTGGTGGAAGGCGAACCCACCGCCGATGCAGATCCCGACACCGATAGCGAAGCACCCGATTCCGTCGACCTCACCGTCGAACTGGCCGACTCGGTCCCCGAGCAGTGTTTCGTCCGCGGGACCGACTACCTCGAGACGGCGATCTTCCAGGTGCTCGAGAACGCGGTCGAACACAACGACAGCGCGTCGCCGACGATCGAAATACGGCTGGACGCGTCGAAGAACGACCAGCCGGGTGGCCGTCACGAGAGCGCCGGCGACATGGTCGTGCTCTCGATCGCGGACGACGGCCCCGGCATCCCCGAAGAAGAGCGTGCGCTCCTGCAGGAAGATCGCGAGATTACGCAGTTACGCCACGCGAGCGGCCTCGGCCTCTGGCTTGTCAACTGGGTCGTCTCGCAGTCGGGCGGCCAGCTCGCGTTCCGCACGAATCAGCCCCGAGGAACGGTCGTCGACGTTCGGCTGCCGCGGGTCGACGCGGAGACGGTACAGCGCGGTGACGACGAACCGCCGAGGGATGACTGA
- the purQ gene encoding phosphoribosylformylglycinamidine synthase I, giving the protein MTVAIIRFGGSNCDRDAERALKHLGIDAEIVWHEDGLPEDTTGIVLPGGFSYGDYLRAGAMAARSPIMAEVREAASDGVPVLGVCNGAQIGCESGLTEGAFTTNESARFQCEHVYLRVERDDTPWTAAYEEGEVIEVPIAHGEGRYEIRDERLAELEAEDRILFRYCDANGETGPEVNPNGSKHNVAGVLGDRDTVAVLMPHPERATLPDVGPTDGQGVLRGFETSIDA; this is encoded by the coding sequence ATGACCGTCGCCATCATTCGATTCGGCGGCTCGAACTGCGACCGCGACGCCGAACGCGCCCTCAAGCACCTCGGCATCGACGCCGAAATCGTCTGGCACGAGGACGGCCTCCCCGAGGATACCACCGGCATCGTCCTACCGGGCGGGTTCTCCTACGGGGACTACCTCCGGGCCGGCGCGATGGCCGCCCGCTCGCCGATCATGGCCGAAGTGCGGGAGGCTGCAAGCGACGGCGTGCCCGTCCTCGGCGTCTGCAACGGCGCCCAGATCGGCTGCGAGTCCGGACTGACGGAGGGCGCCTTTACGACCAACGAGAGCGCGCGCTTCCAGTGCGAGCACGTCTACCTGCGCGTCGAGCGCGACGACACGCCTTGGACCGCCGCCTACGAGGAGGGCGAGGTCATCGAGGTTCCCATCGCACACGGCGAGGGCCGCTACGAGATCCGCGACGAGCGACTCGCGGAACTCGAGGCCGAGGACCGGATCCTCTTCCGGTACTGCGACGCGAACGGCGAGACCGGCCCCGAGGTCAACCCGAACGGCTCGAAACACAACGTCGCCGGCGTCCTCGGCGACCGCGACACCGTCGCGGTGTTGATGCCCCACCCCGAACGCGCGACGCTGCCCGACGTCGGCCCGACCGACGGCCAGGGGGTTCTTCGGGGCTTCGAGACCAGCATCGACGCGTAG
- the purS gene encoding phosphoribosylformylglycinamidine synthase subunit PurS, with the protein MTAYTATVTVRLKRGVLDPEAETTKQALERLGFELEDLRSADRFEVDLEAESADDARERADEMAERLLANPTIHDYDVEVDER; encoded by the coding sequence ATGACCGCCTACACCGCGACGGTGACCGTCCGACTCAAACGCGGCGTGTTAGATCCGGAGGCCGAGACGACGAAACAGGCCCTCGAGCGGCTGGGCTTCGAACTCGAGGACCTGCGCTCGGCCGACCGCTTCGAGGTCGACCTCGAGGCCGAATCGGCCGACGACGCCCGCGAACGCGCCGACGAGATGGCCGAGCGGCTGCTGGCGAACCCGACCATCCACGATTACGATGTGGAGGTCGACGAACGATAG
- a CDS encoding SHOCT domain-containing protein, with product MVTDRSRLQLTMPAAAVIIALIAAFVALAVLESSVAILLVIFGFIFGGELLDRLMSLLEQSDAEPPDETDAAPEDALERLRTRYADGDLSDAEFERRLETLVETETVADVERYLAQRRETERPADRDVADAGERELERSSG from the coding sequence ATGGTCACCGATCGGTCGAGGCTACAACTTACGATGCCCGCGGCCGCCGTCATCATCGCGCTCATCGCTGCGTTCGTCGCGCTCGCGGTGCTCGAGTCCTCGGTCGCGATTCTGCTCGTAATCTTCGGGTTCATCTTCGGCGGCGAGTTGCTCGACAGACTCATGTCGCTCCTCGAGCAGTCGGATGCGGAACCGCCGGACGAGACGGATGCGGCCCCCGAGGACGCGCTCGAGCGACTGCGAACGCGGTACGCGGACGGCGACCTCTCCGACGCGGAGTTCGAACGGCGACTCGAGACGCTGGTGGAGACGGAAACGGTCGCCGACGTCGAACGGTATCTCGCACAGCGTCGCGAAACCGAGCGGCCAGCCGACCGTGACGTCGCCGACGCTGGCGAGCGCGAACTCGAGCGATCGTCGGGATGA